Within the Bacillota bacterium genome, the region CGTATAATCACCGCAGATTAATTTTTTCTTCCCCTCCAAAACTATTATGAGCAGATTATCAATTACATTGGTTGGTATTTTGGACGGAGCGCATTCCATATATTTTGTAATATATAATTGCGATTTAAAATCGTCTATTTCAACAATATTTTGCAATTCATTGGGTACAATCATGAAATGCCACCTTCTCAAAAAATTAAAGGAAATTACTTTCTAATAGTTCCACAGTCTTACCTACTAATGTCCTGCATCTTGTTCCAAACACATTTTTTTGCGCTTGCGCCATATCTTCTGAATTATTTAAATCAAGTTTAATCAGTTCCCGGCAGTCTGTTGCACCGAAAGCTTCACGGAATAACTGTATAAACTGTTTACCACCATTATAGGCGTCAATTCTCTTTTTTACAACTGTGGCCGAATCTTCCCCATATTTAAGTCCTACTACCATTAAGGCGCCGGTTAAGCATCCGCAGGTTTTTCCCGTTTTGCTCATGCCTCCGCCAAATGCAACAGCCATTCTCTCGACTACCTCCTTTGGAACATGCAGTTCATCAGCGTAAGACATTACTACCGCTTGCGCACAATTGCAACCGTTGTCAAAGTAATTCATCGCAGCTTCATTCTTATTCAATGTAATCCTTCCTTTCATTTTTATAAGAATAGATTACAGCTTTTCTATGGGAGAAACCAACCAAAAAAGTTCAGAATATTACAGAAAAGGTTCAATGCTTATCTGCGTCACCTAATATTAATAATCTGAAAACTATTTTATTTTGAGTATTACCAAATATGAAGACAACGTAAAAGATCCATGTGTGGGGTTTAAACCCTGACACATGGATCTTTTTTGGCAAGTCTGGTCAAAAAAGAAATGCGTTATCACTTCCCAGTTTGCTCATTACACGCAATTCAACTTGCTTGTGAAATATTTCATAGCTGTAGCCTGCTTCTCTAATCTGATATATTTATTGATAATAATTCTTAAGGTACTCTATCCATTCCGAGTATATCTTGTTGGCACTTTTTCCAAAAGTCTTTTGATAATCTTCAGTTTTTATCAGTTGCAAAACCTTATTCCAACCATAATCATCGTTGATGAATTGTATATAAGTCGGCGCAAGTTGATAGCCTCCCATACCTGAAAATTGGATGGGATTCTTTGTCTGGAGATCTGAATAGGATGGAAGTATATGATCCTGCAGATATGACCTATAGAACGGCTCTCCATTTGACATATACAGTGCCATGCCTTCTGTTAGCCATAAATGAATATGTGGATTAAGAATGTTTGCATAGGCATGAACCATTTCGTGAAGCACGGCTTCTTTATTATCATCATATGTATGTATTTTTCTGGGGTTGGCGGGAGAAGTAAGAATTACCCTCGTACCTATATTATCCCCGATATACCTGTCGAGTCCCAGCAATGGCGCAATGTACCCGTATTTTTTTGCCTGCATGGTAGATTGATGATCATAGATGTAAATCGTAACATTCTTGTTTTGAGTTTCAAATATTTTTAACTCATTTGAGAGAATATTACCAAGGCCTTTCTTTCTCGAGCCAGCCTTGCTCTTGCCAATACCTCACATCCGCAGGGTTAAAATGAAATTTTTTCTGCATAAATCTCATGGCATAAAATAGGCCTTTTACCCTTAGCGAAGGCTTGATATTCCTGCTTGCAGCTTTTATTTTTACCGACATTTTTTCGATATCCTTTTGAAACTGAAATTTCTTTTTTTCGCTTACGGTATTCCAGTCGGCCGCATTGACATTTCTCCCAAAGATGTGAATTCGTGCAACCCCCCAGAATGTCATGCTGTCTTTCAGATCTTTCAGCGTAGACTTTGTTCCAGCACCCGCCGCTGTAGAGATAAGAAGCGCTTGCTTATGAAACATTTCCCTCATCGGCTGATGCGGCATCCAGCGATATCCAAAATGATCAAGGAAAGCCTTTACCTGCCCAGGAACATGATAGACATAAACGGGCGCGGTAAATATCATCAGATCGGCCTCACGCATGGATTCGATCATTGGTTTGAGATATTCGTAATCAGGGCATTTTGTATATTCGGTAAAGCATTGCCAGCATCCTCTGCAAAAATTGGGCATACTTTTAGGCAAAAAGAATTCCGTTACGTCGCAGCCTTCGGATAATTGACCGATAAATTGTTGTGCGATATTGTACGTACTGGATTTTGCTTTTCGCTGTGTTCCATATATAACAGCAATTTTCATTTTATTCCCCATACTTTCAAGCATAAATATAGACGGCATTTCTTTTATTGAGGGCGTTTTCGGACGCTACGTTATATGTTGGAAAGGCCGACATTCACAAAATTTAGTTTATAAATAAGATAGTCGGAAAGCAGTAAGTCATTTTAAATCAATTATATCAAACAAACGAATTATTGTCAGTCAATTTTGTTTCCGAGTATAATTAAAGCCCTGTTACCAGCCATATCCAAAGCCTGTGCGACTTTAAGGTTAGAACGTATTGCATCGGCGAAATCGCTATTCTTCATCCGTATCATAACAATTTGGTCAAAAACGTAATTTGTTTACATGTGCATGTCTCCATCATAATAAAGATATAATGTATGATAATTCATTATAAATAAAAAACGCATATACGCAAATTAATTTTATAATTAGCGTATATGCATTTTTGGTCGGAGTGGCGGGAGTTGAACCCACGGCCTCTTGGTCCCGAACCAAGCGCTCTACCAAACTGAGCCACACCCCGGAATTTTCATTGCTTAATAATTATAGTTATGTTTCTCTTATATGTCAAGAAAAGATTTGTGTTACAAGGCATTATTATTATACAAATTTACCAAAAAGATAATTTGATAGTTTTTTGAAACATAAAATCTTTAATTTATTTTTTAATTGCTTTATAATTAAATAAAGGAGAATGCATATGAAAAAATCAATTATTCTGTTAACAGTAGTTGCAACTGCCTGTATTGTATTAATATCAGGCTGTTCGGCGCAGCAAACGAAAGTTAATTCTAAAAACTCAAATAGTACGCAAAATATAACGGGTACATATGTGGGGCTTGCAGACAGTAATTCTTTTGAAGTGACGCTTGACAATAAAATAAATGGACAAAATGAAATTGTAATTAGAATAGGAGATTCAGTTAGAAATTCATTCGAGTCGCTCAATCTGCAAACAGGTGACCATATACGTTTTTCATTTGAATCTATCAAAGGTCAGCAACCAATTTTAACAGATATTAATATACAATAAAAGAAGCCGTGTCTACGGCTTTTTTTATTTTGTATATAAAAATAAAAATTCAGCAAAATAATGCTGAGGTGTTATTCATGAAAAAGGAAGAATATACAAAGTATGTACAGCAGACTTCAAAAAAATCGCCATTACTTAAAGACTGTATTAATGCCTTTTTATATGGTGGAGCAATATGTACCGTCGGACAAGGGTTTAGTAATTTATATAAAAGTATGGGACTTTCAAAAGAGGCTGTATCGTCGGCAGTTTCAGTAACTATGATTTTTTGGGGTGTCTTTTTGACAGCAATAGGAGTTTATTGGAGACTGGCGAAGCATGCCGGAGCAGGAACTATTATTCCAATCACAGGTTTTGCAAATTCAATTGTTTCTCCGGCGATTGAATTTAAAAGCGAAGGTTTAGTACTGGGTGTTGGAGCAAAAATGTTTGTAATTGCCGGACCTGTTTTGGTTTATGGAATATTGACATCATTCATCTATGGGATCATTTTGTATATTTTGCAAAAGGTATAAGGGGGAGGAAATATGAAACGTTCAGGCAACCAAACCCTTATTTTTGATAATGTACATGTTGCGTCCAGCGCTGGTGTAGTCGGGAAAAAAGAGGGCGAGGGTCCGATTGGGCAAGTTTTCGACTACATTGGAATGGACGCGCATTTCGGTGAAGACACTTGGGAAAAAGCTGAAACACGTATGCAGCAAATGGCTGCTGACTTCGCTTTAAAAAAATGCAATAAAACAAAAGACGATGTTGATGTTGTAGTAGCAGGGGATTTATTGAATCAGTGCGTTGGAAGCGACTATTCTGTTACCCCTCTCGGCAAAGCCCATCTTGGAATTTTTGGAGCATGCTCAACAATGGCTGAGTCACTTATTATTTCAGCAATTATGACTGACGGAGACTATGCAAATCGCACGCTCGCAATGACATCGTCTCATTTTTGCACTGCTGAACGTCAGTTTAGATACCCGCTTTCCTATGGTTCGCAGAGACCCCCTACTGCACAATGGACAGTAACAGGAAGCGGTGCATTTGTTGTTGAGCGCATGCCTAATCCCAGCGGAATTTGTATTACTAAAGCTGTAATCGGTACTCCTATAGAGCTTGGAATTACTGATACTAATAATATGGGCGCGGCTATGGCTCCGTCTACAGCGTTTACAATTCGCAGTTTTTTAGAGGATACACGGACTGCACCGACAGATTATGATTTAATTTTGACGGGCGATCTTGCAGAGGAGGGAAGCAGGATCCTTATTGATATATTAAAAAATGAAAATAATATAGATATAAGCGGTGTTCATAAAGACTGTGGACTTATGATTTTTGATAAGGTAAAACAGGATGTCCACTCAGGGGCGTCAGGCTGCGGATGTTCTGCTGTTGTATTAGCTTGTGAAATTATGGCGAGGTTTCAGCGCGGCGAACTTAATAATATATTATTCATAGGAACTGGGGCACTTATGAGTACAACCAGCGCACAGCAAGGGCAGCCTATAGTAGGTATTGCTCATCTTGTGCAGATTGAGAGGAGGTAGTTCACCTGGATTATCTAAAAGCATTTGTAACCGGAGGGGTTATTTGTATAATTGCTCAGATTTTGATAGATAAGACTAAGATGACCCCTGCCCGTATTGTTGTTTTATTTGTAAGCTTAGGTGTTGTTCTTACAGGTATAGGAGTGTATGGTAAAATAGTTGATTTCGGCGGGGCAGGCGCCACTGTACCGATTATAGGATTTGGGTATGCACTTGCCGAAGGTGTAAAAAAGGGTGTAGAAGAGAAAGGCTTGCTTGGCATATTGGCAGGCGGGGTAACAGCAACCTCTGCCGGTATTGCGGCGGCAATCTGTTTCGGGTATATAGCTGCAATATTAGGAAAGTCGGAAACAAAAAAGTAAAAACATTGATAAAGCCGCATTTTTTTGGTATAATTTCCTAAGAAAGGCGGCTTTATTATGTTATATGAAGTAATGAAAAAAGCTGGACTGTCACTTTATAAATTATTGAGATTTGAAGATGCTTCAAAGTATCTAACCGAAGATATTAACAGCTTTAAAAGTGTCATTGTTTTTGCAGTTCCATACTATTGCGGGATAGAGGGCGGCAATATTTCACTATATGCGAGAGGTGAGGATTATCATGTTGTCCTAAAAAGAAGGGCTCAACTTGTAATTGATGAATTACAAGCTGATGTTAATGTTAACTTCTCCATATATACAGACAATTCACCTTTTAAGGAGGTTAAGCTTGCTGCCGCATCAGGTCTTGGCCTAATCGGAAAAAATGGATTACTGATTACTAAAGATTACGGGAGCTTTGTTTTTATCGGTGAAATACTAACAGATATGCTGTTTGATGAATATGATTCCCTTTCTGAAATATTAAAATGTGAAAATTGCGGGCTATGCATAGAAAAATGTCCGGGGGGAGCTTTGTCGGGGCATAACTTTGATAAAACCTTATGTGTTTCAGGGGTAACGCAAAAAAAAGGGGAATTAAGTAAAACAGAAACTGATCTAATTAAAAATTCTCTCACTATATGGGGATGCGACATTTGCCAAATCGTATGTCCCCATAACAAAGATATTTTTGAAACGGATTTAATAGAGTTTAAGGGGAATCGAATCAAAAATATATTTGAAAGTGATGTTAAATTTCTTACTAATAAAACGTTTAAAGAAAAATATAAAAACCGTGCATTCACGTGGCGCGGGGTTGAACCGTTTAAAAGAAATACCAAAATTAATTTTGAAGCTAAATAACAAATCCACCGTTAGGACTTAAAACCTGTCCAGTAATAAAATCGGCTTTTTCGGAAGCTAAAAATAAAATAGAATTTGCAATATCGATGGGTTTCCCAAAACGCCCTAGAGGGGTTTCACAGCATAGAGATTCAATATCGTCATTTGATAAAAATGCATTCATTTCTGTACTGATAATTCCTGGGGCAACACAATTGACCTGAATATTTGAGGGGCCGACCTCTTTTGCAAGTGCTCGAGTCAATCCAATTATAGCAGCTTTTGACGCTGAATAATGAACCTCACATGATGCACCGCTGATTCCCCAAATTGATGATACATTTATAATTTTACCGCGCTTTTTATTTATCATAGAGGGCAGCGCATTTTTGCAGCAATGAAAAGTTCCTGTGATATTGACATCAAACATCCGGTGCCACTCATCTTCTGTTATATCACAGAAAAGTTTTTGCTGAGCGATACCTGCATTATTAATGAGGATATCGACATTCCCAAAAACTTCGTTTGTATACGAAAAAAGTTCTTTTACATCCGATTCTACAGCAATATCTGCAGCGTAAATTTCAGCCATATATCCTTTTTCCCTAAGGCTTTTATATAAGGTTACTGCTTGGCTTTCAGAATGCAGATAATTTATCATTACTTTGTCGCCCTGTTCGGCGAATAGCTCAGCAGTAGCTCTGCCTATGCCTCTTGAACCGCCGGTAATAAGCACTGTCCTATTCATCAGTTTTCCTTTCAGTTAGCTTATTTATTATATTACTAAAAGCCGAAGCACTGTCTTTAGCTATTATTTCATTATTATCTATGTAATATAACCCGGTATGCTTGCCGGAACTGCTTAAGTAACGATAATTATCAAAAAGA harbors:
- the spoVAE gene encoding stage V sporulation protein AE encodes the protein MDYLKAFVTGGVICIIAQILIDKTKMTPARIVVLFVSLGVVLTGIGVYGKIVDFGGAGATVPIIGFGYALAEGVKKGVEEKGLLGILAGGVTATSAGIAAAICFGYIAAILGKSETKK
- a CDS encoding DUF1730 domain-containing protein yields the protein MLYEVMKKAGLSLYKLLRFEDASKYLTEDINSFKSVIVFAVPYYCGIEGGNISLYARGEDYHVVLKRRAQLVIDELQADVNVNFSIYTDNSPFKEVKLAAASGLGLIGKNGLLITKDYGSFVFIGEILTDMLFDEYDSLSEILKCENCGLCIEKCPGGALSGHNFDKTLCVSGVTQKKGELSKTETDLIKNSLTIWGCDICQIVCPHNKDIFETDLIEFKGNRIKNIFESDVKFLTNKTFKEKYKNRAFTWRGVEPFKRNTKINFEAK
- a CDS encoding C-GCAxxG-C-C family protein — encoded protein: MKGRITLNKNEAAMNYFDNGCNCAQAVVMSYADELHVPKEVVERMAVAFGGGMSKTGKTCGCLTGALMVVGLKYGEDSATVVKKRIDAYNGGKQFIQLFREAFGATDCRELIKLDLNNSEDMAQAQKNVFGTRCRTLVGKTVELLESNFL
- the spoVAC gene encoding stage V sporulation protein AC yields the protein MKKEEYTKYVQQTSKKSPLLKDCINAFLYGGAICTVGQGFSNLYKSMGLSKEAVSSAVSVTMIFWGVFLTAIGVYWRLAKHAGAGTIIPITGFANSIVSPAIEFKSEGLVLGVGAKMFVIAGPVLVYGILTSFIYGIILYILQKV
- a CDS encoding stage V sporulation protein AD, which codes for MKRSGNQTLIFDNVHVASSAGVVGKKEGEGPIGQVFDYIGMDAHFGEDTWEKAETRMQQMAADFALKKCNKTKDDVDVVVAGDLLNQCVGSDYSVTPLGKAHLGIFGACSTMAESLIISAIMTDGDYANRTLAMTSSHFCTAERQFRYPLSYGSQRPPTAQWTVTGSGAFVVERMPNPSGICITKAVIGTPIELGITDTNNMGAAMAPSTAFTIRSFLEDTRTAPTDYDLILTGDLAEEGSRILIDILKNENNIDISGVHKDCGLMIFDKVKQDVHSGASGCGCSAVVLACEIMARFQRGELNNILFIGTGALMSTTSAQQGQPIVGIAHLVQIERR
- the fabG gene encoding 3-oxoacyl-ACP reductase FabG; this translates as MNRTVLITGGSRGIGRATAELFAEQGDKVMINYLHSESQAVTLYKSLREKGYMAEIYAADIAVESDVKELFSYTNEVFGNVDILINNAGIAQQKLFCDITEDEWHRMFDVNITGTFHCCKNALPSMINKKRGKIINVSSIWGISGASCEVHYSASKAAIIGLTRALAKEVGPSNIQVNCVAPGIISTEMNAFLSNDDIESLCCETPLGRFGKPIDIANSILFLASEKADFITGQVLSPNGGFVI
- a CDS encoding NAD(P)H-dependent oxidoreductase is translated as MKIAVIYGTQRKAKSSTYNIAQQFIGQLSEGCDVTEFFLPKSMPNFCRGCWQCFTEYTKCPDYEYLKPMIESMREADLMIFTAPVYVYHVPGQVKAFLDHFGYRWMPHQPMREMFHKQALLISTAAGAGTKSTLKDLKDSMTFWGVARIHIFGRNVNAADWNTVSEKKKFQFQKDIEKMSVKIKAASRNIKPSLRVKGLFYAMRFMQKKFHFNPADVRYWQEQGWLEKERPW